The Micromonospora sp. NBC_00421 genome contains a region encoding:
- a CDS encoding HAAS signaling domain-containing protein, producing the protein MTVTGQDVTDYVERVRAALADLPPQARDELTEDLPEHLTEVAAEADGSLVDRLGTPEAYAAELRAAAGAGDPAAGRRVLERRIAVMVGHARTRIDRVDARLGPLLGHATAGEFLRLLRPAWWVGRAYLAAMLITAISTDGPLGLLPRLDGNWFVGLLMFAGLVVGSCWLGRHTSELRIWQRWAVHAGAVGLILFAIGGLLVVDDNARLGADYGYQSTSVQNPYDQVQDVYVYDSEGRVVENARLFDQNGTPIRLGWPACDDPALPDVNPMQRGYPYCPEQAPFRPRPPAVAPLPPGSTGDPGVSPAPTGPVAVPTATTPGAPVPTGPGTADPTAPGTPVPTGSAPTTPPAPPSVAGPAGEPLPTATR; encoded by the coding sequence ATGACCGTCACTGGGCAGGACGTCACGGACTACGTCGAGCGGGTGCGGGCCGCCCTGGCCGACCTGCCACCGCAGGCCCGCGACGAGCTGACCGAGGACCTTCCGGAACACCTGACCGAGGTCGCCGCCGAAGCCGACGGCTCGCTGGTCGACCGGCTGGGCACCCCCGAGGCGTACGCGGCGGAGCTGCGCGCCGCCGCCGGGGCGGGCGATCCGGCGGCCGGCCGACGGGTCCTGGAACGGCGGATCGCCGTCATGGTGGGACATGCCCGGACCCGGATCGACCGGGTCGACGCCCGGCTCGGCCCACTGCTCGGGCACGCCACGGCGGGCGAGTTCCTGCGGCTGCTCCGCCCGGCCTGGTGGGTGGGCCGCGCCTACCTGGCCGCGATGCTGATCACCGCGATCAGCACCGACGGCCCGCTCGGCCTGCTGCCCCGGCTCGACGGCAACTGGTTCGTCGGGCTGCTGATGTTCGCCGGGCTGGTCGTCGGCTCCTGCTGGTTGGGTCGCCACACCTCCGAACTGCGAATCTGGCAGCGCTGGGCGGTGCACGCCGGTGCAGTGGGGCTGATCCTGTTCGCGATCGGCGGACTGCTGGTCGTGGACGACAACGCCCGCCTCGGTGCCGACTACGGCTACCAGTCGACCTCCGTGCAGAACCCGTACGACCAGGTGCAGGACGTCTACGTCTACGACAGCGAAGGGCGGGTGGTGGAGAACGCCCGGCTCTTCGACCAGAACGGCACCCCGATCCGGCTGGGCTGGCCGGCCTGCGACGATCCCGCCCTGCCCGACGTCAACCCCATGCAGCGTGGCTACCCGTACTGCCCGGAGCAGGCGCCGTTCCGGCCGCGCCCGCCGGCCGTTGCCCCGCTCCCGCCCGGGTCGACAGGTGATCCGGGCGTCTCGCCCGCACCGACCGGGCCCGTCGCCGTTCCGACGGCAACCACGCCGGGCGCGCCCGTCCCCACCGGGCCAGGCACCGCCGACCCCACCGCCCCGGGCACGCCGGTTCCCACCGGGTCGGCTCCGACGACGCCGCCCGCGCCGCCGTCGGTGGCCGGGCCGGCGGGCGAGCCCCTGCCCACCGCTACCCGCTGA
- a CDS encoding AAA family ATPase, with amino-acid sequence MNDVDRSIPATEVGHLARAVLDAVGTVVVGKRESLELVLAGILAGGHVLLEDLPGLGKTLTARSFAQALGLDFRRLQFTPDLLPADVTGSFLYDQRSGDFSFRAGPLFTNLLLADEINRTPPKTQSALLEAMQEKQVSVEGVTYRLDAPFHVLATANPIEYEGTYPLPEAQLDRFLLRVSFGYPQREEEWEVLRRRMDRRREEAQIEPVVDAGTLRAMQAALEDVVVEDSVGKYIVDLTAATREHPSVLVGASPRGSLALLLLARVRAVFAGRDYVVPEDVKEVAAPALAHRITLRPEMWLRRVDPSFVVGEVLEQTPAPASGALPSYAAGQAGR; translated from the coding sequence ATGAACGACGTGGACCGCAGCATTCCCGCCACGGAGGTCGGCCACCTGGCCCGGGCGGTGCTGGACGCGGTCGGCACGGTCGTGGTCGGCAAGCGGGAGTCCCTGGAACTGGTCCTCGCCGGCATCCTGGCCGGCGGGCACGTGCTGCTGGAGGACCTGCCCGGCCTGGGCAAGACGCTCACCGCGCGTTCCTTCGCCCAGGCCCTCGGGCTGGACTTCCGTCGGCTCCAGTTCACCCCCGACCTGCTGCCCGCCGACGTCACCGGCTCGTTCCTCTACGACCAGCGCAGCGGCGACTTCTCCTTCCGGGCCGGCCCACTCTTCACCAACCTGCTGCTGGCCGACGAGATCAACCGGACACCGCCGAAGACCCAGTCGGCGCTGCTGGAGGCGATGCAGGAGAAGCAGGTCTCCGTCGAGGGCGTCACCTACCGGCTGGACGCGCCGTTCCACGTCCTCGCCACCGCCAACCCGATCGAGTACGAGGGGACGTACCCGCTGCCCGAGGCGCAGCTCGACCGGTTCCTGCTGCGGGTGTCGTTCGGGTACCCGCAGCGCGAGGAGGAGTGGGAGGTGCTGCGTCGGCGGATGGACCGTCGCCGCGAGGAGGCCCAGATCGAGCCGGTGGTCGACGCCGGCACCCTGCGGGCCATGCAGGCCGCGTTGGAGGACGTGGTGGTGGAGGACTCCGTCGGCAAGTACATCGTGGACCTCACCGCGGCCACCCGGGAGCACCCGTCGGTGCTGGTCGGCGCGTCCCCGCGGGGATCGCTGGCGCTGCTGCTGCTGGCCCGGGTCCGGGCGGTGTTCGCCGGCCGGGACTACGTGGTTCCGGAGGACGTGAAGGAGGTGGCGGCCCCCGCGCTGGCCCACCGGATCACCCTGCGCCCGGAGATGTGGCTGCGCCGGGTCGACCCCTCCTTCGTGGTCGGCGAGGTGCTGGAGCAGACCCCGGCGCCGGCCAGTGGCGCGCTGCCCAGCTACGCGGCCGGCCAGGCCGGGCGCTGA
- a CDS encoding LppU/SCO3897 family protein, which yields MSEQVAPPPAPLAEPAGQAEQAGQAEPVAPASAVTPEQPAQLQQPEESKGGGAKKALGIVGAVVAFLVIAALKFGVASAIGNFLNPDETAEAKAGDCIAELPEVTGTEEQSVSDAKVVKCTSTEAVYTVVGRVEEQTEAQAKTGKACEQYLKEGDDGYVFYNIAPGGKGYLLCLAKKA from the coding sequence GTGTCAGAGCAGGTCGCACCGCCCCCCGCGCCGCTGGCAGAACCGGCCGGCCAGGCCGAGCAGGCCGGTCAGGCCGAGCCGGTCGCACCGGCCTCCGCCGTCACGCCGGAGCAGCCGGCGCAGCTGCAGCAGCCGGAGGAGTCGAAGGGCGGCGGCGCGAAGAAGGCGCTCGGCATCGTCGGCGCGGTCGTCGCCTTTCTGGTGATCGCCGCGCTGAAGTTCGGCGTCGCCAGCGCCATCGGCAACTTCCTCAACCCGGACGAGACGGCCGAGGCGAAGGCCGGTGACTGCATCGCCGAACTGCCCGAGGTGACAGGCACCGAGGAGCAGTCGGTGAGCGACGCCAAGGTGGTCAAGTGCACCTCGACCGAGGCCGTCTACACCGTTGTCGGCCGGGTGGAGGAGCAGACCGAGGCGCAGGCGAAGACGGGCAAGGCGTGCGAGCAGTACCTCAAGGAGGGCGACGACGGCTACGTCTTCTACAACATCGCCCCGGGCGGCAAGGGCTACCTGCTCTGCCTGGCCAAGAAGGCCTGA
- a CDS encoding amino-acid N-acetyltransferase: protein MTDEIVVRRARTGDVRGIRRLVDTYTDDRRLLSKATVTLYEDVQEFRVAVAGDGTVVGCGALHVMWEDLAEIRTVAVDPVCRGRRIGHRIVTELIDAARELGIARIFVLTFETAFFGAFGFTEIDGAPVPQPVYEQLLRSYDEGVAEFLNLERVKPNTLGNTRMLLRL from the coding sequence ATGACCGACGAGATCGTGGTACGCCGGGCCCGCACCGGCGACGTACGCGGGATCCGTCGGCTGGTCGACACCTACACCGACGACCGGCGGCTGCTCAGCAAGGCCACCGTCACCCTCTACGAGGACGTGCAGGAGTTCCGGGTCGCGGTGGCCGGCGACGGTACGGTGGTCGGCTGCGGCGCGCTGCACGTGATGTGGGAGGACCTCGCGGAGATCCGCACCGTGGCGGTCGACCCGGTCTGCCGGGGGCGTCGGATCGGCCACCGGATCGTCACCGAGCTGATCGACGCCGCCCGGGAGCTGGGCATCGCCCGGATCTTCGTGCTCACCTTCGAGACGGCCTTCTTCGGCGCGTTCGGGTTCACCGAGATCGACGGCGCCCCGGTGCCGCAACCCGTCTACGAGCAGCTGCTGCGCTCCTACGACGAGGGTGTCGCCGAGTTCCTCAACCTGGAACGGGTCAAGCCGAACACCCTGGGCAACACCCGGATGCTACTGCGGCTGTAG
- a CDS encoding Ppx/GppA phosphatase family protein, which yields MAAIDCGTNSIRLLVADLPDPSAGPQAPLVDLARRMEIVRLGQGVDRTGRLAPEAIERTRVALAGFAAEIEKLGAERVRMCATSATRDASNAADFRTMVAHTLGVAPEVVSGDEEARLSFTGAVRGLPADAQPLYLVVDIGGGSTEFVVGTRDGGVQAAISVDIGCVRMTERHLPGDPPTADEVTAAQADIAAAVDRALAAVPGRQAATLVGLAGSVTTVVAIAQGLQEYDPERIHHARVPYERVAEVTADLLAKTAAQRLEIPVMHPGRADVIGAGALVLRVIMERAGMSSVVASEHDILDGIAWSLRPATS from the coding sequence GTGGCCGCCATCGACTGTGGGACCAACTCCATCCGACTGCTGGTCGCCGACCTGCCCGACCCGTCGGCCGGGCCGCAGGCCCCGCTTGTCGACCTGGCCCGCCGGATGGAGATCGTCCGGCTCGGTCAGGGCGTCGACCGGACCGGGCGGCTGGCCCCCGAGGCGATCGAGCGGACCCGGGTGGCGCTGGCCGGCTTCGCCGCCGAGATCGAGAAGCTGGGGGCCGAGCGGGTCCGGATGTGCGCCACCTCGGCGACCCGGGACGCCAGCAACGCGGCCGATTTCCGGACCATGGTCGCGCATACCCTCGGCGTCGCCCCCGAGGTGGTAAGCGGCGACGAGGAGGCCCGGCTGTCGTTCACCGGGGCGGTCCGTGGGTTGCCCGCCGACGCGCAGCCGCTGTACCTGGTGGTGGACATCGGCGGTGGCTCGACCGAGTTCGTGGTGGGCACCCGTGACGGTGGCGTCCAGGCGGCGATCTCGGTGGACATCGGCTGCGTCCGGATGACCGAACGGCACCTGCCCGGCGACCCGCCGACCGCCGACGAGGTCACCGCCGCGCAGGCCGACATCGCCGCCGCCGTCGACCGGGCGCTCGCCGCCGTCCCCGGCCGTCAGGCCGCCACCCTGGTCGGCCTCGCCGGCTCGGTCACCACCGTCGTCGCCATCGCCCAGGGCCTCCAGGAGTACGACCCGGAGCGCATCCACCACGCCCGGGTGCCGTACGAGCGGGTGGCCGAGGTGACCGCCGACCTGCTGGCGAAGACTGCCGCGCAGCGGTTGGAGATCCCGGTGATGCACCCGGGCCGGGCGGACGTGATCGGGGCGGGTGCGCTGGTGCTGCGGGTCATCATGGAACGGGCCGGTATGTCCTCGGTGGTCGCCTCCGAGCACGACATCCTCGACGGCATCGCCTGGAGCCTCCGGCCCGCCACGAGCTGA
- a CDS encoding DUF4129 domain-containing protein — translation MDLGVLRRWWPVAVVSLLLLAAALAAGHSSIGASRIPPAAESLPYVPEYPTAEPARSIPIEPRTDAEQTRASVPQWIATVAIVLLGLAILTALGYLAFTLLRGALRRTSRAIPATRARRTAEGTAREVVAALDAGLEELDDADTDPRTAVIACWVRLEEAATEAGVPRRTGDTPTDLVSRLLRGDPAAGVPAIASADVLDGFAHVYREARYATRTVDAGMRDQARGALRRLRGELTALADAQEPA, via the coding sequence ATGGACCTCGGCGTACTGCGCAGGTGGTGGCCCGTCGCCGTGGTTTCGCTGCTGCTGCTCGCCGCCGCACTCGCCGCCGGCCACTCGTCGATCGGTGCCAGCCGCATCCCACCCGCCGCCGAGAGCCTCCCGTACGTGCCGGAGTATCCGACGGCCGAGCCGGCCCGGTCCATCCCGATCGAACCGCGCACCGACGCCGAGCAGACCCGGGCGAGCGTCCCGCAGTGGATCGCCACGGTGGCGATCGTCCTGCTCGGACTGGCCATCCTGACCGCCCTCGGCTACCTGGCCTTCACCCTGCTGCGCGGCGCGCTGCGGCGGACCAGCCGGGCGATCCCCGCCACCCGGGCCCGGCGTACCGCCGAGGGCACCGCGCGGGAGGTGGTGGCCGCGCTCGACGCCGGCCTGGAGGAGTTGGACGACGCCGACACCGACCCGCGTACCGCAGTCATCGCCTGCTGGGTGCGGCTGGAGGAGGCCGCCACCGAGGCCGGCGTGCCGAGGCGTACCGGGGACACCCCGACCGACCTGGTCAGCCGGCTGCTGCGCGGCGACCCGGCGGCCGGCGTGCCCGCCATCGCCAGCGCCGACGTGCTGGACGGCTTCGCGCACGTCTACCGCGAGGCCCGTTACGCCACCCGCACCGTCGACGCCGGGATGCGCGACCAGGCCCGGGGGGCGCTACGACGACTGCGCGGCGAACTCACCGCGCTCGCCGACGCGCAGGAGCCGGCGTGA
- a CDS encoding uracil-DNA glycosylase: protein MAESRTPAEVVARAARATDLADLDAAIGDCFACPRLVDWREEVARTKRAAFRDQDYWGRPVPGFGSPDNRTGRGGAGPPATAPAPTRIGILGLAPAAHGGNRTGRVFTGDRSGDVLFAALHRAGLANQPTSVAADDGLALVGTRIFAAVRCAPPDNKPTPAERDTCAPWVHREVELIRPTLRVVVALGGFAWAAWWPVLRQVYGVRPPSPRPVFGHGAHWSGSAAPDLLGCYHVSQQNTFTGRLTAQMLDDVFARAKQLAGVD, encoded by the coding sequence TTGGCTGAGTCGCGTACCCCCGCCGAGGTGGTCGCCCGCGCCGCGCGGGCGACCGACCTGGCCGACCTCGACGCGGCGATCGGCGACTGCTTCGCCTGCCCGCGTCTGGTCGACTGGCGGGAGGAGGTCGCCCGGACGAAACGGGCCGCCTTCCGCGACCAGGATTACTGGGGGCGGCCGGTGCCCGGCTTCGGCTCCCCGGACAACCGCACCGGGCGCGGCGGCGCAGGCCCACCGGCCACCGCCCCGGCGCCGACGCGGATCGGGATTCTCGGGTTGGCCCCGGCCGCGCACGGGGGCAACCGGACCGGCCGGGTCTTCACCGGGGACCGCTCCGGCGACGTGCTCTTCGCCGCCCTGCACCGGGCCGGGCTGGCCAACCAGCCGACCAGTGTGGCCGCCGACGACGGGCTCGCCCTCGTCGGCACCCGGATCTTCGCCGCCGTACGCTGCGCGCCGCCGGACAACAAGCCCACCCCGGCCGAGCGGGACACCTGCGCCCCCTGGGTGCACCGGGAGGTGGAGTTGATCCGGCCCACCCTGCGGGTGGTCGTCGCGCTGGGTGGCTTCGCCTGGGCCGCGTGGTGGCCGGTGCTGCGCCAGGTGTACGGCGTCCGGCCGCCCAGCCCGCGACCGGTCTTCGGCCATGGGGCACACTGGTCCGGGTCGGCCGCTCCCGATCTGCTCGGTTGCTACCACGTCAGCCAGCAGAACACCTTCACCGGGCGGTTGACCGCACAGATGCTTGACGATGTGTTCGCCCGGGCGAAACAGCTCGCGGGGGTGGACTGA
- a CDS encoding dienelactone hydrolase family protein: MGEMVSYRRSAGTGEGYLAIPSSGTASPAVIVIQDWWGLVPHIRSVVDRFAEAGFVALAPDFRHGQPASKPSEPRQMLNSAQMDEAAADIAGAAEYLAGRAEVTGKVGCAGFCAGASLALWAATRAERIVATAAFYPRLPWDGMPTEWADYAGKAAVVHCSEADGLSAADGVQTVRRAVENAGGTCQTYDYPGTAHAFFNEDRPENFDQRAAATAWARTLELFRAKLG; encoded by the coding sequence ATGGGCGAGATGGTGAGTTACCGCCGTAGCGCAGGGACCGGCGAGGGGTATCTCGCGATACCGTCCAGTGGAACGGCCAGCCCGGCGGTCATCGTCATCCAGGACTGGTGGGGTCTCGTCCCGCACATCCGTTCGGTGGTGGACCGGTTCGCCGAGGCCGGCTTCGTCGCGCTGGCCCCCGACTTCCGGCACGGCCAGCCGGCCAGCAAACCCAGCGAGCCCCGGCAGATGCTCAACAGCGCCCAGATGGACGAGGCGGCGGCCGACATCGCCGGTGCGGCGGAATACCTCGCCGGCCGGGCCGAGGTGACCGGCAAGGTCGGCTGCGCCGGGTTCTGCGCCGGTGCCAGCCTGGCCCTCTGGGCGGCGACCCGGGCCGAGCGGATCGTGGCCACCGCCGCCTTCTACCCTCGGCTGCCGTGGGACGGGATGCCCACCGAGTGGGCCGACTACGCGGGCAAGGCGGCGGTCGTGCACTGCTCCGAGGCGGACGGCCTCTCCGCCGCCGACGGGGTACAGACCGTGCGTCGGGCCGTCGAGAACGCCGGTGGCACCTGCCAGACCTACGACTACCCGGGCACCGCGCACGCGTTCTTCAACGAGGACCGGCCGGAGAACTTCGACCAGCGGGCCGCCGCCACCGCCTGGGCCCGCACCCTGGAACTCTTCCGGGCCAAGCTTGGCTGA
- a CDS encoding PadR family transcriptional regulator has product MDTTQLLKGVLDLAVLAVLRDSDGYGYDILRRLREAGLEEVGDASVYGTLRRLFAAGLLTTYVVPSESGPHRKYYALNAAGRDQLTRSGKTWRAFATTMDQLLDDRGRTA; this is encoded by the coding sequence GTGGACACCACACAACTGCTCAAGGGTGTGCTTGACCTGGCTGTTCTGGCCGTGCTGCGGGATTCCGACGGGTACGGGTACGACATCCTGCGCCGGCTGCGGGAGGCCGGGCTGGAGGAGGTCGGGGACGCCTCGGTCTACGGCACGCTGCGTCGGCTCTTCGCCGCCGGGCTGCTCACCACGTACGTGGTGCCGAGCGAGTCCGGGCCGCACCGCAAGTACTACGCGCTCAACGCCGCCGGCCGTGACCAGCTCACCCGCTCCGGCAAGACCTGGCGCGCGTTCGCCACGACGATGGACCAGCTGCTCGACGATCGGGGGAGGACGGCATGA